A genomic region of Raphanus sativus cultivar WK10039 chromosome 6, ASM80110v3, whole genome shotgun sequence contains the following coding sequences:
- the LOC130495597 gene encoding glutathione S-transferase T2-like, with protein MDPRIPYSQSSGYMGLLHSQHDSVREENSPYESFHSQSSQVPQFSSQQWEAPAPTPPTDTPVGRGKRHTWTPGDDELLISAWLNTSKDPITANYQKSGTFWKRVGDYLFAALKERDGVDCGEHLHYKQRWHKINDQTNKFCGAYAAAERRHSSGQNENDVLKEAHDIYYRDNDSKFTLEHAWCVLRYEQKWANLNPKHCGSSKRKTVETGGSQASTGGSQTVDEHETRPIGVKAAKAKRGKQTGKSVEDYQRI; from the coding sequence ATGGATCCAAGGATTCCATATAGCCAGTCTTCTGGTTATATGGGCCTTCTTCACAGTCAACACGACTCTGTTCGTGAAGAAAACTCTCCTTATGAGAGTTTTCATTCTCAATCTTCTCAAGTCCCTCAGTTCAGTTCACAACAATGGGAGGCTCCAGCTCCAACTCCACCTACAGACACACCCGTGGGACGTGGGAAGAGACATACGTGGACCCCAGGCGATGACGAGCTGCTGATCAGTGCTTGGTTAAACACTTCTAAGGATCCTATAACCGCCAATTACCAAAAGTCTGGGACATTCTGGAAACGAGTTGGAGATTATCTCTTCGCAGCTTTGAAAGAAAGAGATGGTGTTGATTGTGGGGAGCATCTCCATTACAAGCAAAGGTGGCACAAAATCAATGACCAAACTAACAAGTTTTGTGGTGCATATGCTGCTGCAGAGAGACGTCATAGTAGTGGTCAGAATGAGAATGATGTTCTCAAGGAGGCCCATGACATATACTACCGTGATAACGACTCGAAGTTTACACTTGAGCATGCTTGGTGTGTGTTGAGGTATGAACAGAAATGGGCTAACCTCAACCCCAAACATTGTGGAAGTTCAAAGAGGAAAACCGTTGAAACAGGAGGTTCCCAAGCTTCAACAGGAGGTTCCCAAACCGTTGATGAACATGAGACCCGGCCTATAGGTGTGAAGGCTGCAAAAGCTAAGCGGGGTAA